The following nucleotide sequence is from Myxococcus stipitatus.
CTCGGTGAGCGCGGCGTATCCGACGCGCAGCTTGTGCTCGTCCTTCGGCAGGAGCGCGAAGACGTCGCGCGCGTCCTGCCGCCAGCGCGATGGTGTGATGCACAGCCCTACGTGGTCGGGGACGAGCCAGCCCTTCGAGAGGGAGACGAGGACGAAGGCGAGCTCCTCGTGCAACAGCCGGAGCGTCCACGGGGTGGGCGGAGTCGCGTACGCGGAGTCGACGAGCAGCACCCGCCGCCCCGGTTCGGCGCGCGCCCAGGCCTCCACGCGCTCCTGCTCCTCGGGCTGGAGTCCGCGCCCCCAGGGCTTGAGCGGCTCGCAGAGCAGCAACGCGTCGCAGGACTCCAGCGGCGGGAGCCCCTCGCGCGCGTGGAAGCGGAGGACCTGGACACCCGCCTCATCGGCGAGCTGGAGGTACACCGGATATACGTCGTCGGGGACGCCGACGCGCGCACCGCGTGACGCGAGCCAACCGAACACCGCGCGCAGCGAGCGGCGGACGCCATGGCTGACCTGCGTCCGGGACTTCAGCTCCGCGTCGAGCCCCAGGCGCGCGAGGAATCGCTCGGCCAGGTGGCACCGGTAGGGGGCCTCGTGGTGGGTCGACGGCGCGATGGCGGCGAACGCCGGCGCGAGGCTGCGATAGACGTTGAGCTCCGACAAGTCGAGCAGCTCGGGGCGCCGGGCGCGCCACGCATCGCGCAGCGCCAGGAAGGCTTCGTGCTTCATCGGCGCACCTCCGAGGCCGGGTCTTCCAGCGACGCCAGGCAGGTCCCATCGCTCATGAGGTTCCACGAACGCACCAGCCGGTGCGCCCGCTCCCAGCCGACGGAAGGCTCGGTGTACGCCGCGACGCGCAGCACCCGGCCCGCCACCTCTCCCTCGAACACCGGGCTGCCCCAGGGCAGCGCGGTGACCTTCGCGAAGCCCGCGGACCCCATGGCGCGGAGCACCACTTCGAGCGGCACCCGATTCTCCTCGCAATAGCGGTTCACGGCGCCGGGGGCCCAAGGGTTCTCGGAGAGGCTGGAGACATACAGCTCCTTGAAGCAGACCTCGTGGAAGCCCTCGCGCGCGCTGCGCTCGAGGTAGGCCAGGACCTTGCCCACGTCGTCGACCCCTCCGCGCTGGAGGACGCAGATGGCCCGGTTGCGGAGCCCCGTGTCCCGCGCGAGCGCGCCCGAATCGACCGACAATCCCATGATGCGCGCGTCGTCCTCTCGGGTGACGCCATGGCGGCTGACGGCCAGCGTGGTGAGGCCCGCCTCGCGCAGGGCCTCCACCCGCCCGGCGTCGAGGCGCGCGCCGTTGGTGATGAGCAGCGTCGAGGGGAACCGCGCGGAGAGCCCACGGACCAGCGCGAGCAGCTCGCGCGGCGGCAGCAGGGTCGGCTCTCCACCTCCGGTGATGACGGCGCGCTCCGCCCCTCGTGCGCGCGCGTGGTCGGCCCACTCCAGCTGTTGCTCGAGGGACGCGCTTCGTTGCCTCGCCAGGTCCGACACGCTCGCCTTCGAGAAGCAGAACGCGCATCTCGCCTGACAGGCCTTGGCCACCGGAAGCACCGAGAAGCTCCGGGGCCGACAGTCCGCCCAGGGCGCCAGCCCCGTGTCGTCGAGCTGGAACGCCTGCGCCGTGACCTCCTCGTGGAACGTGGGGCGCAACGTGCCGTCGTCGTCCACCCACGCGACGCCGCTGAGCGGCACCTCGGGGGCGGGCCAGCGCCAGCCGATTCCCGTGCCCGTGGTGTCGTTGGGACGCATGGCCCGCGTCCCCGTCATGGGCAGGCGGGCTCGCAACGCGACGACCCGGTCCTTCGCGCGGCCGAGCTTCGACACCAGCCGCCGCGCCTTCTCGAGGCCGGGCGCCCACGGTTCGTCCTCCTTCAGCATGTAGAAGGCGTCCGGGAACGTCGACTCGGGGATGGCCGCCTTCGAGTACTCCATGCGGTAGCGGTCGAAGCCGCGCAGCCAGTTCGAGAGCGGGATGAAGGCGACGAAGGCGGCATCCATGGTGGAGCGATACTCCCAATATCCAAGCTTGGTGTCAAATGGACACTAAGTTTGGGCTGGACCGGGTGGGTGAGGCCGGACGCGGGACGTATCGATGTCTCCGGCTCTGACAGAGGGGGCCGGGCCTCCAGCCCCCCGAATCAGAGAAGGGTGAGCGTGAGCTGGAGATGCTTCATGTCCGGGTAGGGTGTCAGCGCGCTCCCGTCGAGCCGCCAGTCCACCTGGATGGTCCCATCGGACGGAGGGCCTTGCCGCTCGAACTCGATGCGGTAGGTGGCCTCGAACTCGCGGAGGGGCTTGGGCAGGTCCGGCCCGAAGGCGAGGGGCCACGGGAGCGTCAGCTCGGGGCGGTCGAACACGAGGACGTGCTCCTTGACGAGGCGCTCGTCGCGCTCGTCGAAGACCCGCACGCGCAGCCAGGGATGGACCTCGGGGATGTTCTCGCCGGGAGTGCTCCAGGCCAGCCGGGTCGCCTCGATGCCGAGGTTGAGCAGGGAGAACTCCAGCTTCTCACCGGGCTTCGGCGCGACACGGACCTGCACGCGGCGTTGGACGCGGGGCTCGGATGGAGAGAGGACCATGGTCTCGGGGGGCGTGGAGGCCTCCACCCAGCCATGGTCGTCGCCGGGGCAGGCGGTCGTCAGGAGCGTGAGCGCGAGCGCGGCCAGGCGCGCGAGGGGGATGGACGCGGAGGCGTTCATGGCTCGGAGATCTCCACCGCGAAGGCCTTGGGGAGGTCGTCGGTGTCGACGACATGTGCCTGCGCCGTCACCGACCACTCCACTTCGACCACGCCTGGCGCGACGTTGCCCTGGACTTCGAAGTCGACCGCCAGGGGCCACTCGCAGGCGCCATCGACCAGACACTCTCCGAAGAGCGAGGTGCCCGCCTCGAGGACCACGGGCTCACCCGGGTTCCCCAGCACCACGGGGTCCCCCATGGGAGGGAAGGGGGTGTCCTCATGCAATGAGACCCTGAACCAGGGCCGCTCGGGCGAGGACGGGTCGGAGGGGGCCCATCGCGCCACGACGTGCAACGCGGCCTCGCCCTCGGCCGACCTCGAGAGGGGCTTCGACGCTGTCGCCCGGATGAGGACGCGCTGGGTGGCTTTGGCCGTCTGGGTCGACAGGCTGAAGGGCGCGCCGAAGTACTCCTCGGCTTGAACGTCCCGCGACATGGGCCGCGAGGTCGCGAGCGCGCTGACGCTCGCCAGCAGCAGCGCGAACCGCGCGCCCCAGGCGCGTGGGCCCGTGCTCCAGGCGGATGGAGAGGAGGACTTCTGTTTCGGAAGGAGGGGACGTGCGTGGGACATGGTGCTTCGGCGTTCCGTTCTCGGGGGCCCCGGCGTGCCAGGCCACGCGCCGGGTTGTTTTAGTACAAATGCAATCGAAGTGCCATTTGTGGTCCGAGTGCGCGCAGGTGCTTGGGGCGGCGCCGGCGGGGGCCCTCCATGACATGCGAGTCATGGCCTGACTGGGGCCACGCGTCGAGGCCTCCCTGCCGCCGTCACGACGACGCGGCCGTGACGAGGTGACGGGCCGTGTCACGGCGAAGCGATGGACGGTGGTGATTGCCATCGGATAGATGTTGTCTCGGGGATTCACATCGGGAGTCTTCGCGTGCGGATCAAGGGGATGACGGGCCTGGCGGTCCGAGTCGATGTGGCCTACTCCACCTGGAAGAAGTGGGCCGCGAGTCGACTGGAAGGGCAGAACCTCCCAGTCGCCGAACTCGTCGAGGAGCTGCGGCAGCGACCGTTGTTCGACCTGACGGGAGAGATGTTCCCCCTCGAGCTCCGCTGCGCCGTGCCCGAGGCGGAAGCGCCGGGGCACCGTGCGCTGTTGGAGGCGCTCCTGGACCTGACCGCGCGGCTGGGTGGGCGTGGGGAGCTGGCGGAGTTCGCCCTCGACGGCGAGGTGCGATGTTTTCTCTGGCAGGGCAAGAAGCGGAGGCTTCCGGTCCCCCATGAGGACCGTCGCGTGAAGACGGACTTCGTCATGCTGCAGAAGCATCAGCGGGAGGCGGTGCTGAAGTACGTGCCGCCGAAGGTCGCCGTGCTGCGCTGCTCGTGCGGGACGGTCGCTGGGAGGAGCGCGAAGTCCTGCTCCGGCTGCGGGCGGGACTACACCGCGCCGATCGCCATCGAGGCGCGGCCCGCCGCCCAGGCGCGCTTGCGGACACTGCGGGCCCGGCTGGTGGAGCTGCGGATTCCGCTCCCCCAGGCGGATGTCTTCGCGGCGAGCGTGTTCACGTCTCGCAATGCCTTCGAGGCGCTGACCCAGGAAGCGCTGCTGGCCCAGGCGGGGATGAAGCTCCTGGACCCAGGCGAACTGGCGCGTCGAGCCGCGCTGCTGGCGGAGGTCGAGACCTGGCCACGGCGCTACCGCCTCCCGAACCAGACGCGGGAGTTGGTATTCGACATGTGGTGCTCGTACGAGCTGCGCAGGGTGGGGCCCGATGGACGCGAGGTCCTGGAGCGACTGGCGCGGGAGCAGGGGCACCGGTTCGGGGAGCTCGCGACCGTGGTTCCCAGCGCTCCGGGCTGGCTGGCGGCGGGGGAGGTCGGCGGCAGCGCGCTTCCGCGCAACGAGCGCCTCGAGAGTGTCCTCCCGGCCCTGGACTTCGTCCGGCGCTTCGCGGGCGACCTCGTGTCGCTGTCCGACGTGTATCTGGAGGCGCTCTGGTGGACCGCGCCGGACCTGCTCACCCCGGACGAACAGCGGCGGTGCGAGCAATCCTTCGATGGGCGGGCCATCCGTTCGGGCAAGGGGCTCGGCGCGTACTTGAAGCGACGGGAGGCGAAGGCGAAGTCGCCCACGCTTGCGCTCGCGGCCCTGTTGGAGGAGGCGGGTGACCCGGACGTGGATGACGACTCGGTGGACGGGCTGAAGGCGCTGGCTCGCGCCGCGGTCGAGTGGCTGATGGAGGGGCGGCCTCCCGAGTTGGACGACATGGGCTCGGACAGGTTGGTGGCGGCGCTCGAGGACGTGAAGCGCGCGGGGCGCCTTCCGGAGGTCGTCGTCCAGCGCGCGGAGGAGGCCCTGCGCCATCCCGCGCCTTTCGGGCTCGAGGGCGCGAAGTGCTGGGACGTCCAGCCGAGGCAGCTCTCCGAGGAGGACGAGAAGGCCCGCGCCGCCTGCCCCGAGTGTGGCAGGCGGGTGAAGCCGAGCACGGTGTTCCACATCCCCACGCTCGGCGAGGGGATGGCGGCGCGCACCCTCCGGCTCTACGAGTGCGAGCCCTGTGGCCGGGCCCTGTTGTTCGCGCGCGCCATCAAGCCCGCCCGCCCCACGCGCAAGGCCGCGCGGGCCTTCATGGAGTACAGGGACACAGGAGAACTGGAGTCTCCGCCGCCGGCCCGCTTCGTGCGGTGGCGTTACGAGCGCTTCATCGCTCGTCAGCGCGAGGGCGTCCCGCTCGCGCTCCAGCTCGGAGGGTTGCCGCTGTCATCGGAGACCCATGACCCCTCCGAGGACATGGACCTGGGCTGCGGCCACCCGTTCATCCGCATTCGCATCCACACGCGCCCGCTGGGCTTGCAGCCCGGATTCGGTGGCGGCGCCCGCGTGGGGCAGTTGTGCATGACGCCCGGATGCAAGAAGCCGGATGTCCGCATCGAGG
It contains:
- a CDS encoding radical SAM protein, with amino-acid sequence MDAAFVAFIPLSNWLRGFDRYRMEYSKAAIPESTFPDAFYMLKEDEPWAPGLEKARRLVSKLGRAKDRVVALRARLPMTGTRAMRPNDTTGTGIGWRWPAPEVPLSGVAWVDDDGTLRPTFHEEVTAQAFQLDDTGLAPWADCRPRSFSVLPVAKACQARCAFCFSKASVSDLARQRSASLEQQLEWADHARARGAERAVITGGGEPTLLPPRELLALVRGLSARFPSTLLITNGARLDAGRVEALREAGLTTLAVSRHGVTREDDARIMGLSVDSGALARDTGLRNRAICVLQRGGVDDVGKVLAYLERSAREGFHEVCFKELYVSSLSENPWAPGAVNRYCEENRVPLEVVLRAMGSAGFAKVTALPWGSPVFEGEVAGRVLRVAAYTEPSVGWERAHRLVRSWNLMSDGTCLASLEDPASEVRR